Sequence from the Caldanaerobius fijiensis DSM 17918 genome:
TCCTTTATCTGCTTTATCTTCGCTTCGCTCGGCTTCTCTCCTATGTCGTACACCATGTATTCCGTTCGTTCTTCCAATAATCTTAAAAACCTTCCGCCTCTTTCCAACCTTTGTTCTCTCTCTTTCAGCTCGAAACTCGGAATAAACGTCCACGCACTTCCTTCAAAGTACGCCGCTACCTCGCTTATCCTTATCATCCGCTCCCTCTTCGCTTTGTCGTTCGGCAGCTTCTTACCTTCTCCCACCACTTCTTTCCCCTTCCTTCCCAAGTACACTACCCCGTACCTACTTCCGAGGACAAATACAAATATTAGTTGACATTCCAGAAATATGTATTATAATAAATATTAATATAATTAGGTAATTGCAAAATGAAGTAAATATCGAAGAAAAAAACACCAATATTAGGCATTCAGTAACAAATCAAGCATTTGCAAGAGACAAAATATGGAGGAAATTATATGGTAGAAAGAGGTAAATTAAAAAAAGGCAAAACTTAATAAACCTATCCAATTGCTAAAAAATGTTAGGCATGCTAAATCAATATATTAAGCTAAAAGTTGTTTTAAAGATAAAGGATGGTCCACAGCTCCGAGCTTAGCTGTAATAATTAACCCTATGTGTTGTGTTATACACGCGAGTAAAATGTCTGCTTTAATAGTTTCAGTGTTTCTAAGCTTAAAATTATTTACAGACATAGATTCTTTCAAGTTAGCGATAGTTTTTTCAATGACAGTCCGCTTTTTATAGAGCTTAAACCATTTTTTAGAATTGCGAGGGATAATAGTGTTGGTTCTATAATCGGTATCCAGGAAAGTATGAAAAATTCTACCGCATTTAGAAGATGTACAAGGATGATCACATTCCAGGATATAGACAGTTTTACCATTTACCTTAGTTTTTCTAGCCTTAAGTTGAAAAAACTATCAAGAACCGGTATTAAGGTTTTAGAATCATACAAATCTTTAGATTCAGCGGCGGAAGAAGCATTGTGAGCGTCAAGAGAATCATCATCGTAAAAGCTGATATGTTGGACAACACCTAAGCCATTAGTAATGACAGCAGCTTTAATAGAATAGCAATAATGACCATTGATATAAGAGAATTTAGCATCAGGGTTAGAGGAAGCGGACTTAGGCATTTTACTATAGGCGAAGGAATGAGGATTAAAATCGGGAATAAGATTTAGAAAGCTTTTTAGCATTGCGATATAGAGAATCGAAGAATTTAGGATTATTTTCCTTGACATAAGGTTCGAAGCCGGTAGTATCAACGACTAAGGCATTGGAGAGGGTAGGACTGATAGCACGAGAAATAGGTGAAGAGTAGTAATGGTCGTAAAAAGAAGAAGGGATAAGTTCAGAGAAATTGATGAAAGAATCAAAAAGTTTAATAAACTTAGGTTTATCGTCTTCGAAAAAGGATTTAACATCGTCATAAATGTCGCAAAGAGAAATTTGTTTAAAGTTGGTTTTCATAGGATTCCCTCCGATCTTATGATAAGAATTACTTGTATTAAATTAGACAAAAGCGGGAGAAATCCTTTGAAAATATAACGCGAAACCCCAATATTTTAGAGCTTTTTGGGGTTTCGCAATAATCTATTAATATAATCAAAAGACAAGCGGTGTAATGTCAAGTGGTATTTTTTGGAACCTTGAAAAATAAAGGCCTCAAAAACTCTAAAAAAGACAACACTTAATAAACCCA
This genomic interval carries:
- a CDS encoding transposase; the encoded protein is MLECDHPCTSSKCGRIFHTFLDTDYRTNTIIPRNSKKWFKLYKKRTVIEKTIANLKESMSVNNFKLRNTETIKADILLACITQHIGLIITAKLGAVDHPLSLKQLLA